A genomic stretch from Erysipelothrix sp. HDW6C includes:
- a CDS encoding divergent PAP2 family protein translates to MSSNLYPIISAVVANLLAQLLKPFFYYLRTGEKDLSFIFESGGFPSSHTSLVVGLTMAYGYLSNFQSQFFFISLVFSLTVIYDAANVRYYAGQNIKMTKQLIQDIEVLTQTTLENPVYREKIKEVLGHKWVEVIGGFLLGFITASILYFFQG, encoded by the coding sequence ATGAGTTCAAATTTATATCCAATTATATCGGCCGTTGTCGCCAACCTTCTCGCGCAATTATTAAAACCATTTTTCTATTATTTACGAACAGGCGAGAAAGATTTAAGTTTCATCTTTGAAAGTGGTGGATTTCCAAGTTCACACACGTCACTTGTCGTGGGTTTAACCATGGCATATGGGTATCTTTCAAATTTTCAATCACAATTTTTCTTTATCTCATTGGTTTTCTCTCTCACCGTTATTTATGATGCAGCGAATGTTCGTTACTATGCTGGCCAAAATATCAAAATGACCAAACAACTTATCCAAGATATCGAAGTCTTAACACAGACCACACTTGAAAATCCAGTCTATCGTGAAAAAATCAAAGAAGTATTGGGTCACAAATGGGTTGAGGTTATTGGGGGCTTCTTACTTGGCTTTATCACTGCATCTATACTATACTTTTTTCAGGGGTGA
- a CDS encoding helix-turn-helix transcriptional regulator, producing the protein MTLGERFITLRKEKGFTQDDVADRLNVSRQTISNWENGSAAPSIQKAKELAALYQISLDAMVGNAPIHKPHNNLMKAWEGKVCKVLMTGDYVSANALQYPARVIEVDDEWITLEFQKKKGQRETEIMNIETIKGLIEVGDER; encoded by the coding sequence ATGACACTGGGAGAACGATTTATAACATTAAGAAAAGAAAAAGGGTTTACACAAGATGATGTCGCGGACCGCCTTAACGTGAGTCGACAAACAATCTCGAATTGGGAAAATGGCAGTGCAGCACCCAGTATACAGAAGGCGAAGGAGTTAGCGGCTCTGTATCAAATCAGTCTTGATGCGATGGTTGGGAACGCACCCATTCATAAGCCACACAACAACCTAATGAAAGCCTGGGAAGGCAAAGTGTGCAAGGTGTTAATGACGGGTGATTATGTGAGTGCCAATGCGCTTCAGTATCCAGCACGAGTGATTGAGGTAGATGATGAGTGGATAACACTGGAGTTTCAAAAGAAGAAAGGACAACGCGAAACAGAAATAATGAATATCGAAACAATCAAAGGGCTCATAGAAGTGGGGGATGAAAGATGA
- a CDS encoding glucose-6-phosphate isomerase yields the protein MVKVDLSHALLKGNVLDHQSEVTRIHEMIHNRTGRGNDYLGWLDWADTYDKDEFARIKVAAQRIQDQADVLLVCGIGGSYLGARAAIEMLQGPYPKNNLEIIYVGNTFSSTAIVRILDYIKDKRVALNVISKSGTTTETALAFRLIRQFMEEKYGEAEAATRIYATTDAEKGLLKPLADEKGYETFVIPDDIGGRFSVITPVGLLPIAAAGISIDDFMQGVKDATFELNNPALESNPAYVYGTVRNMLYNDGKAVEMFVSYETHLVYLAEWWKQLFAESEGKEGKGLLPASVNFSTDLHSLGQFIQDGTKNIFETVVLIDNPMEDTTVPTEANDLDQMNYLAGKSLNWINEKAFEGTLEAHEITGGVPNIILSIEKADAYHFGYLVYFYFKALAMSAYMLDVNPFDQPGVEVYKKNMFRLLGK from the coding sequence ATGGTTAAAGTTGATTTATCACACGCTCTATTAAAGGGCAATGTATTGGATCACCAAAGTGAAGTAACACGAATTCATGAGATGATCCACAATCGTACCGGACGCGGTAATGATTATCTTGGTTGGTTAGACTGGGCAGATACATATGACAAGGATGAGTTTGCACGCATTAAAGTTGCGGCACAACGCATTCAAGATCAAGCAGATGTACTTTTAGTTTGCGGTATTGGTGGTTCTTACCTTGGTGCTCGTGCAGCGATTGAGATGTTACAAGGGCCCTATCCAAAGAATAACTTGGAAATAATCTATGTTGGGAACACATTCTCATCGACAGCAATTGTACGTATCTTAGACTATATCAAAGATAAACGCGTTGCACTAAATGTCATTTCAAAATCTGGAACAACTACTGAGACAGCGCTTGCTTTCCGCTTGATTCGCCAATTTATGGAAGAAAAATACGGGGAAGCAGAAGCAGCAACACGCATTTATGCAACAACAGATGCTGAAAAAGGATTGTTAAAACCACTGGCTGATGAAAAAGGCTATGAAACATTCGTGATTCCTGATGATATCGGCGGACGTTTCTCAGTCATCACACCAGTAGGGTTGTTGCCAATCGCTGCTGCGGGAATTAGCATCGATGATTTCATGCAAGGTGTTAAGGACGCTACATTTGAACTCAACAACCCTGCACTTGAATCCAACCCAGCGTATGTCTATGGTACTGTCCGTAACATGCTCTATAATGATGGCAAAGCAGTAGAAATGTTTGTGAGCTATGAAACTCATCTTGTGTATCTTGCGGAATGGTGGAAACAACTTTTTGCCGAATCTGAAGGTAAAGAAGGTAAAGGCTTACTACCTGCGAGCGTAAACTTCTCAACGGATCTTCATTCTTTAGGACAATTCATCCAAGATGGAACAAAGAATATATTTGAAACCGTCGTCTTAATTGATAATCCAATGGAAGACACAACGGTTCCAACCGAAGCAAATGATCTCGATCAAATGAATTACTTAGCAGGTAAGAGTTTGAACTGGATCAACGAGAAAGCATTTGAAGGTACATTGGAAGCGCACGAAATTACCGGAGGCGTACCAAATATAATTTTATCCATTGAGAAAGCAGATGCTTACCATTTTGGATACTTGGTATACTTCTATTTCAAAGCACTTGCTATGTCGGCGTACATGCTTGATGTAAACCCATTTGATCAACCAGGTGTTGAAGTCTACAAGAAAAACATGTTTAGACTCTTAGGAAAATAA
- a CDS encoding YjjG family noncanonical pyrimidine nucleotidase — MKYDTLLIDIDNTLFDFDAAQDIAFEKVLEDLGIPYSEAIKQKYLETSHSLWKGYEEGRNSKDDIWNKRFVITTEGYDVPYTGLEMDDMFRAHLAANNIYMPYAEEFLQAVADDFRLVVVTNGVSETQFLRLKNAGITDLFELVVVSSDTGYAKPHNGFFDYAFDRLDNVDLSRTLILGDSLTADMQGGINAGISTCWYNPKGVENTTTIGVDYEVHDLRDVLEIVR; from the coding sequence ATGAAATACGACACGTTATTGATAGATATCGACAATACCCTATTTGATTTTGATGCAGCTCAAGACATTGCGTTTGAGAAGGTGTTAGAGGATTTGGGAATTCCTTATTCAGAAGCAATTAAGCAAAAATACTTAGAAACAAGCCACAGTCTGTGGAAAGGGTATGAAGAAGGAAGAAACAGCAAGGATGATATTTGGAACAAACGCTTTGTCATCACGACAGAAGGTTATGATGTTCCATATACCGGACTTGAAATGGATGATATGTTCCGGGCTCACTTGGCAGCAAATAATATTTACATGCCATACGCTGAAGAATTCTTACAAGCAGTTGCTGATGATTTCCGTCTTGTCGTTGTGACAAATGGTGTATCCGAAACACAATTTCTTCGCTTGAAGAATGCAGGGATCACCGATTTGTTTGAACTTGTTGTCGTGTCATCAGACACCGGATATGCAAAACCCCACAATGGATTCTTTGATTATGCCTTCGATCGACTTGATAATGTTGATCTTTCAAGAACCTTGATTCTGGGTGATTCGCTCACTGCGGACATGCAAGGTGGTATTAATGCAGGGATTTCCACATGTTGGTACAATCCAAAGGGCGTCGAAAATACGACAACTATTGGCGTTGACTATGAGGTTCATGATTTACGCGATGTACTCGAGATTGTACGATAA
- a CDS encoding NifU family protein → MTLEERIVRSLDKIRPYIQRDGGDMEFVSVDDKGIVTVRLLGACIGCGLIDYTLKGGVEALLMDEIPEVNGVISEDFF, encoded by the coding sequence ATGACTTTAGAAGAACGGATTGTGAGATCACTTGATAAAATCCGCCCTTACATCCAACGTGATGGTGGTGATATGGAATTTGTCAGTGTTGATGACAAAGGAATCGTTACGGTTCGCCTGTTGGGTGCATGCATTGGTTGTGGCCTCATCGACTATACACTTAAGGGTGGCGTTGAAGCATTACTTATGGATGAGATACCTGAGGTTAATGGTGTTATTTCCGAAGACTTTTTCTAA
- a CDS encoding ABC transporter ATP-binding protein — MKRILSNMKPFIMLVLVAISLLFVQAWADLKLPSYMSDIVNVGIQQSGIDHASPTEMSQDGFNLIAAILPEAQASEFKAAYTVEGDRALLNDNVDRESLDILIGESIWTLMNLDIPGAPSMEGQIAEDFDIREIYPAIPYFQMLDESTKVAAYQKAADMPDALKAQTGIVLAKMLYAEIGTEVGTLQKNYIMTTGVQMMGVTLIGVVAAVLVGLAATRTGAGFSKRLRRQVFDKIENFSSEEFDEFSQSSMVVRTVNDVSQVQMMIMMSIRIFFYAPIMAVGGIIAIMNRADSMTWIIAAACGALLVVLMLVYFIAVPKFKIRQTLVDRLNLVFRENLSGVMVIRAFGNKIFEKKRFDKANTDVADLTLFVNRVMSMMMPIMMLIMNLTVVGIIWFGAGEVSDGFIQIGDMMAFMQYAMQIIMAFLMIAMIFIFIPRAMVSLHRINEILETENTVNDPKQPQAFIEDKRGWVEFENVNFKYGDADEYVLENITLTAKPGQTTAFIGSTGSGKSTLINLVPRFYDVSDGVVRVNGVDVRDIDQDKLRDEIGYIPQKGILLTGTAEYNLKYGRPDATDEEVRKALEVAQATFILDKEDGLNYEIAQGGTNVSGGQKQRLSIARALVKDAPIYIFDDSFSALDFKTDQLLRKAIHENYGGATLLIVAQRVNTILDADQIVVLDNGAVVGIGTHHELLKSCPTYYEIAASQLSEEELTYGTK, encoded by the coding sequence ATGAAACGAATCCTGTCAAATATGAAGCCATTCATAATGCTTGTATTGGTTGCGATTTCCTTGCTATTTGTACAAGCATGGGCAGATCTCAAACTTCCAAGTTACATGTCGGACATTGTTAACGTTGGTATCCAACAATCGGGTATTGACCATGCAAGTCCAACAGAAATGAGTCAAGATGGTTTCAACTTGATTGCGGCGATTCTTCCTGAGGCTCAGGCTTCAGAATTTAAGGCTGCTTATACAGTTGAGGGTGATCGTGCCCTATTAAACGATAATGTTGATCGTGAGTCTTTGGATATTTTGATTGGGGAGTCAATTTGGACCCTCATGAATCTTGATATACCAGGTGCTCCTTCAATGGAAGGTCAAATTGCTGAAGATTTTGATATTCGTGAAATCTATCCGGCAATTCCATATTTCCAAATGCTTGATGAGAGCACAAAAGTTGCTGCTTATCAAAAAGCTGCCGACATGCCAGATGCACTTAAAGCGCAAACAGGGATTGTCTTAGCGAAAATGCTTTATGCTGAAATTGGTACTGAAGTCGGTACCTTGCAAAAGAACTACATTATGACAACCGGTGTTCAGATGATGGGTGTTACACTTATCGGTGTCGTAGCCGCAGTCTTAGTTGGTTTGGCTGCAACACGAACAGGAGCAGGATTCTCAAAACGCTTGCGACGCCAAGTTTTTGATAAGATTGAAAATTTCTCGAGTGAAGAATTTGATGAGTTCTCACAATCGTCGATGGTCGTTCGTACCGTTAACGATGTGTCGCAAGTTCAAATGATGATTATGATGTCGATTCGTATCTTCTTCTATGCACCGATTATGGCTGTTGGAGGGATCATTGCGATTATGAACCGAGCTGACTCCATGACATGGATTATCGCAGCTGCATGTGGCGCACTTTTGGTCGTCTTGATGCTTGTTTACTTTATCGCTGTACCTAAATTCAAAATCCGTCAAACACTTGTTGACCGTTTGAACTTAGTCTTTAGAGAGAACCTTAGTGGTGTTATGGTCATCCGTGCTTTCGGAAATAAAATTTTTGAAAAGAAACGTTTTGACAAAGCCAACACAGATGTTGCCGATTTAACACTCTTTGTAAACCGTGTAATGTCCATGATGATGCCAATTATGATGCTAATCATGAACTTAACCGTTGTGGGAATTATTTGGTTTGGTGCTGGAGAAGTATCCGATGGATTTATCCAAATTGGAGACATGATGGCATTTATGCAATATGCAATGCAAATCATTATGGCGTTCTTGATGATCGCAATGATCTTTATCTTTATTCCAAGAGCAATGGTTTCCTTACACCGTATTAATGAAATTTTAGAAACAGAAAATACAGTAAACGATCCAAAACAACCCCAAGCATTTATCGAAGACAAACGTGGATGGGTTGAATTCGAAAACGTTAACTTCAAGTATGGTGATGCTGATGAATATGTTTTAGAAAACATTACCTTGACAGCAAAACCAGGACAGACCACAGCATTCATCGGTTCAACCGGAAGTGGTAAGTCAACACTCATTAACCTTGTACCGCGTTTCTACGATGTATCCGATGGGGTCGTTCGTGTTAACGGCGTTGATGTTCGTGATATTGATCAAGACAAACTCCGTGATGAGATTGGTTATATTCCCCAAAAAGGAATCCTCTTAACAGGAACTGCTGAATACAACTTGAAATATGGCCGTCCTGATGCTACGGATGAAGAAGTGAGAAAAGCACTTGAAGTTGCTCAAGCAACATTCATTCTTGATAAAGAAGACGGCTTAAACTATGAAATTGCCCAAGGTGGAACCAACGTATCGGGTGGACAAAAACAACGCCTCAGCATTGCGAGGGCCCTTGTTAAAGATGCACCAATTTATATCTTTGACGATAGTTTCTCAGCGTTGGACTTCAAGACGGATCAATTGCTCCGTAAAGCCATTCATGAAAACTACGGTGGTGCAACATTACTTATCGTTGCGCAACGTGTCAACACAATCCTTGATGCTGATCAAATTGTAGTTCTTGATAATGGTGCGGTTGTTGGGATTGGTACCCACCATGAATTATTAAAATCATGCCCGACATACTATGAAATCGCGGCATCACAATTATCAGAGGAGGAATTAACATATGGCACGAAATAG
- a CDS encoding ABC transporter ATP-binding protein: MARNRTHVPTGKPKDSKAAMKKLIALIKPYRVRFTMVIIAALVSTVLAIAGPKILGQATTVLFEGLVARVQGLGGVDFDEIGRILIILVAIYGFSFLFSAIQGYVMAGISRGITFKLRKDMHEKIEKLPLSYFDTTTVGEVLSLVTNDIDVIDSNLTSSLTQILTSVTTIIGVLIMMISINWQMTLAALLVLPISFGIIMFIFGKSQKYFTSQQANLGDINSHIEEMYSSHVLIKAYNGEATAMQQFDEINDRLYASAWKSNFFSGLVQPIMNFVGNAGYVVISILGGWFATQGIISVGDIQSFVQYMRNFLNPIAQLGSISSQFQQSIAASERVFEYLEQPEEVAETTETHDLSKVKGEVTFDHVHFGYVPQTTIINDFSAEVKPGQKIAIVGPTGAGKTTIVKLLMRFYDVTSGSIKIDGVDIRDYQRSELRELIGMVLQDTWLYSDTIMENIRYGKLEASDEDVLTAAAKAQVDHFVRTLPEGYNTVLNEETSNVSQGQKQLLTIARAILADPKILILDEATSSVDTRTEVLIQRALDTLMEGRTSFIIAHRLSTIRDADLILVMDKGDIVEMGNHEELLKQNGFYAVLYNSQFSED; encoded by the coding sequence ATGGCACGAAATAGAACCCATGTTCCTACTGGTAAACCAAAAGATTCGAAAGCTGCAATGAAAAAACTCATTGCCCTGATTAAACCCTATCGTGTACGATTCACAATGGTAATTATTGCTGCACTCGTTTCGACGGTGTTGGCAATTGCAGGACCTAAGATTCTTGGACAAGCAACAACTGTTCTCTTTGAAGGATTGGTTGCTCGTGTTCAAGGTTTGGGTGGTGTTGATTTTGACGAAATTGGTCGCATACTCATTATCTTAGTTGCGATTTATGGATTCAGTTTCCTCTTTAGTGCAATCCAAGGTTATGTAATGGCGGGGATTTCCCGGGGAATTACATTCAAACTTCGTAAAGATATGCACGAAAAGATTGAAAAATTACCATTAAGCTACTTTGATACAACTACTGTTGGGGAAGTCTTATCATTGGTTACCAATGATATTGACGTCATTGACTCAAACTTAACCAGCAGTCTGACTCAGATTCTGACATCCGTTACAACAATTATTGGTGTCTTGATTATGATGATCTCAATCAACTGGCAAATGACCTTAGCAGCACTTCTTGTCTTGCCAATCTCATTTGGAATTATTATGTTTATCTTTGGAAAGTCTCAAAAGTACTTTACTTCACAACAAGCCAACCTTGGTGACATCAACAGTCATATTGAAGAAATGTACAGCAGTCATGTCTTGATTAAAGCCTATAATGGTGAAGCAACTGCAATGCAACAATTTGATGAAATCAACGATCGTTTGTATGCATCTGCTTGGAAGTCAAACTTCTTCTCAGGACTTGTTCAACCTATCATGAACTTCGTTGGGAATGCTGGGTATGTTGTTATCAGTATTCTTGGTGGATGGTTTGCAACCCAAGGAATCATTAGTGTTGGGGATATTCAATCCTTTGTTCAATACATGCGTAACTTCTTAAACCCAATTGCACAATTGGGAAGTATTTCATCACAGTTCCAACAATCCATTGCGGCTTCAGAACGTGTATTTGAATACTTAGAGCAACCAGAAGAGGTTGCAGAAACAACGGAAACACACGACTTATCAAAAGTTAAGGGTGAAGTAACCTTTGATCATGTACACTTTGGATATGTTCCACAAACAACAATCATTAATGACTTTAGTGCTGAAGTGAAGCCGGGTCAAAAGATTGCGATTGTCGGCCCAACAGGTGCAGGTAAGACAACGATTGTTAAGTTATTGATGCGCTTCTACGATGTCACCTCTGGATCAATTAAGATTGACGGTGTTGATATTCGCGATTACCAACGTTCAGAATTGCGTGAACTTATTGGAATGGTTCTTCAGGATACATGGCTCTATAGCGATACCATTATGGAAAATATTCGCTATGGGAAACTTGAAGCTAGTGATGAAGATGTATTAACAGCTGCTGCCAAAGCACAAGTTGATCACTTTGTCCGAACACTGCCTGAAGGCTACAATACGGTTCTTAACGAAGAGACATCTAACGTGTCGCAAGGTCAAAAGCAATTATTGACCATCGCACGTGCAATCCTCGCTGATCCTAAGATTCTTATCTTGGATGAAGCAACAAGTTCCGTCGATACACGTACTGAAGTGTTGATTCAACGTGCACTCGATACCCTCATGGAAGGACGTACAAGCTTTATTATTGCCCACCGTCTCTCTACAATTCGTGACGCAGATTTGATTCTTGTCATGGATAAAGGGGATATTGTTGAAATGGGTAACCACGAAGAACTCCTTAAACAAAATGGATTCTACGCGGTTCTCTATAACTCACAATTTTCAGAAGATTAA